The Spirosoma radiotolerans genome has a window encoding:
- a CDS encoding DUF6331 family protein yields the protein MGRIVDSRILSVSPEKEIKLLGFNYDTGPELEIDERLGPFSSDVTFKYSKVRDPLEEFWNKTETTCVAGCCGIDAFHIGPEQIVDAVKDLDVKTLVNQLERVKEQVLASDAQVISYHRLNYNFARISFLELIDYLIAEVKQWI from the coding sequence ATGGGTCGTATAGTTGATTCAAGAATACTTTCAGTAAGCCCTGAAAAGGAAATAAAGCTCCTTGGATTTAATTACGATACTGGTCCAGAGCTAGAAATAGACGAACGTTTAGGCCCCTTTTCTAGTGATGTTACTTTTAAGTATAGTAAAGTTAGAGATCCTTTAGAGGAGTTCTGGAACAAGACGGAAACCACGTGTGTAGCGGGCTGCTGTGGAATTGATGCTTTTCACATTGGACCAGAGCAGATAGTTGATGCAGTAAAGGATCTTGATGTTAAGACGCTGGTTAATCAGTTAGAACGAGTTAAAGAGCAAGTACTAGCTAGCGACGCCCAAGTAATTAGTTATCATCGACTCAATTATAATTTTGCACGGATCTCTTTTTTGGAACTCATTGATTATTTAATAGCCGAAGTTAAACAGTGGATCTAA
- a CDS encoding sensor histidine kinase produces the protein MLQAISGTMDNDPLPDRIYQNAFRAMNRGFCLLDVRFDEQGLAKDMIIRDASPAQNRIDEGLPLRGESGDEFLPGLDPNWIERYVQVALTREAAHFEDWSETSQRWYEVDACSVGGPNSSLVALSYSDITQRKRQEESLLALERRQSFLLRLSDELRPLSNAVSIQYQAARVLGEFLQANRVGYAETQEDEQLVAVTRHFTRGVAGIEGVYRYVDYGPELLEQMLRGQTVVRDDVANDSRLTQAEKQAHAQLQLGATVNVPLVKQGRLVAILFVHFQRDHSFSALEIGLIEETAERIWAAVERARAEQALLKSEAEFRTMAEAAPALVWICSALGENIYFNPRWYDYTGQTVEQARGLGWAVRMHPDDVNRILPYWQACQQTGEAYEGEVRYRRHDGMYRWHIFRSLPRRSATGQIEAWYGLSIDIDDAKRAEQDLQQASHRKDEFLAMLAHELRNPLAPVHNGLQLLAQTHQDDPMLGAILPSMNRQMDHLLRLVDDLLDVSRISRGKIELRTQRIDLVQVVAQTVDTMQPLFRVSARQLHVQLPSHCFYMNGDATRLTQVVTNLLTNGLRYTYPEGQVWLSLERVGEQAVLRVRDNGIGLAADQLGVIFELFRQVDTSLARSQGGLGVGLSLVQQLVEQHGGRVGVQSEGQEKGSEFTIHLPLLPA, from the coding sequence ATGCTTCAGGCAATCAGCGGTACTATGGATAATGACCCGTTACCCGATCGGATTTATCAGAACGCCTTTCGGGCGATGAATCGGGGCTTTTGTTTGTTGGATGTCCGATTTGATGAGCAAGGCCTAGCTAAGGATATGATTATCCGGGATGCCAGTCCGGCCCAGAACCGGATTGACGAAGGGCTACCCCTACGTGGCGAGTCCGGGGACGAGTTCTTGCCTGGCCTTGATCCCAACTGGATCGAGCGGTATGTCCAGGTGGCTTTGACGAGAGAAGCGGCTCATTTTGAAGACTGGTCAGAAACCAGCCAACGATGGTATGAAGTCGATGCCTGCTCGGTAGGAGGCCCCAACAGTTCGCTGGTGGCCCTCAGCTACAGTGATATTACCCAACGGAAGCGTCAGGAAGAATCGTTGCTGGCGCTCGAACGACGACAATCGTTTTTGTTGCGGTTAAGTGATGAGCTACGTCCCTTATCGAACGCCGTTAGTATTCAATATCAGGCGGCTCGCGTGCTGGGTGAGTTTTTGCAGGCAAACCGGGTGGGGTATGCCGAAACGCAGGAGGATGAACAATTAGTAGCGGTGACTCGCCATTTTACCCGGGGCGTTGCTGGCATTGAGGGCGTTTACCGATACGTGGATTATGGCCCGGAGTTACTTGAACAGATGCTGCGGGGGCAAACCGTCGTGCGCGATGATGTCGCCAATGACTCCCGGCTCACCCAGGCCGAGAAACAAGCCCACGCCCAGCTACAACTGGGGGCAACGGTGAATGTACCGCTCGTCAAACAGGGTCGTTTGGTGGCCATTCTCTTTGTTCACTTCCAGCGCGACCACTCCTTCTCCGCCTTAGAGATCGGATTAATTGAAGAAACCGCCGAACGCATTTGGGCCGCCGTTGAGCGGGCGCGCGCCGAGCAAGCCTTACTCAAAAGCGAAGCGGAGTTTCGGACCATGGCTGAAGCCGCTCCCGCTTTGGTCTGGATCTGTTCAGCCTTAGGCGAAAACATCTATTTCAACCCGCGTTGGTATGACTACACCGGGCAGACAGTTGAGCAGGCCCGTGGATTGGGGTGGGCGGTGAGGATGCATCCCGACGACGTCAATCGGATTCTGCCTTACTGGCAAGCTTGCCAACAGACGGGTGAAGCCTATGAAGGGGAGGTTCGCTACCGGCGGCATGATGGGATGTACCGCTGGCACATCTTCCGAAGCCTGCCCCGTCGCTCGGCCACAGGGCAGATCGAGGCCTGGTACGGGCTGAGCATTGACATTGACGACGCCAAACGAGCTGAGCAAGACCTTCAGCAAGCCAGTCATCGCAAGGATGAGTTTCTGGCCATGCTGGCCCACGAATTACGTAACCCGTTGGCGCCAGTACATAATGGCCTCCAGTTACTGGCACAGACCCACCAGGACGATCCTATGCTGGGGGCTATACTGCCCAGTATGAACCGGCAGATGGATCATTTACTGCGGCTGGTGGATGATCTGCTGGATGTGAGCCGGATTAGCCGGGGCAAGATTGAGTTACGCACTCAACGGATTGATCTGGTACAAGTGGTTGCTCAGACCGTTGACACTATGCAGCCTCTATTTAGGGTCTCGGCTCGGCAGTTGCATGTGCAACTACCAAGCCACTGCTTTTATATGAATGGCGACGCGACGCGATTAACCCAGGTGGTGACTAATTTGCTCACCAACGGCCTACGCTATACCTATCCGGAAGGGCAGGTCTGGCTTAGCCTGGAGCGAGTCGGTGAGCAAGCGGTCCTGCGGGTTCGGGATAACGGCATCGGCCTGGCCGCCGATCAATTGGGAGTCATCTTCGAGTTATTCCGGCAGGTGGATACATCGCTGGCCCGCTCGCAGGGCGGGTTGGGGGTCGGCCTCTCGCTGGTGCAGCAACTGGTAGAACAGCACGGGGGGCGGGTAGGGGTCCAAAGTGAGGGGCAGGAAAAAGGCAGTGAATTTACTATTCACTTACCACTTCTACCGGCTTAA
- a CDS encoding PAS domain-containing hybrid sensor histidine kinase/response regulator has product MNNNELNRFRPNSLPEEDHLALFVDEWVRLAMQTSDTYWWQLDLLTNQASYSPNAERILGHPPAPILQANLGYVHPDDRLMPTQAVEQAIRTGTDQFTYQVRSIAQSAQWRWFQVSGTILRDQQGQPTKMIGQAQNITDRKQAEEALREADRRKDEFLAMLAHELRNPLVTLRSGLDILKMTTTQDEQSSATVSMMSRQTNHLVRMVDELLDVNRINQGKIELQKQPLNLVELVQQAAQSMQGLFNQQGRTLRVELPQVPIYLQGDATRLSQVVTNLLTNGVRYTGEGGQVWLRLEQASHEAQLQVGDDGIGLSVDQLEAVFESFVQVDNSPARSKGGLGLGLTLVKRLVELHGGRVEAQSEGIGQGSTFRVHLPTLETAPDVSPKSLEETTSPASSERILVIDDNTDAALTLSLLLTLKGYEAHTRTSGRAGIAAAQQLQPAAILLDIGMPELDGYETCRLLREQPWGEFIPVIAISGYGQEADRERSQEAGFDGHLVKPVDVAMLTERLRELIGQGKLKQRWAE; this is encoded by the coding sequence ATGAACAATAATGAACTCAACCGCTTCCGCCCAAATAGCCTGCCTGAAGAAGATCATTTAGCCCTTTTCGTTGACGAGTGGGTACGACTGGCCATGCAAACCTCGGACACCTATTGGTGGCAGCTTGACCTGCTCACCAATCAAGCCAGCTACTCGCCTAACGCCGAGCGCATCTTGGGCCACCCACCCGCCCCAATTCTACAAGCTAATTTGGGTTATGTGCATCCCGACGACCGCCTAATGCCAACCCAGGCGGTCGAGCAGGCCATTCGAACGGGGACCGACCAATTTACTTATCAGGTGCGCTCCATCGCCCAGTCCGCCCAATGGCGCTGGTTTCAGGTGTCCGGAACGATACTGCGCGACCAGCAGGGCCAGCCCACCAAGATGATCGGCCAAGCCCAGAATATCACTGACCGCAAACAAGCCGAAGAAGCCTTGCGCGAGGCCGACCGGCGGAAGGATGAGTTTTTAGCCATGCTGGCTCATGAACTGCGCAATCCCCTGGTGACTTTGCGCTCGGGGCTGGACATCCTGAAGATGACTACTACCCAGGATGAGCAAAGTTCGGCCACGGTATCGATGATGAGCCGTCAGACCAACCATCTGGTGCGGATGGTAGATGAGCTGTTGGACGTAAACCGCATCAATCAAGGCAAAATCGAACTCCAAAAACAGCCCCTCAATCTGGTTGAGCTCGTCCAGCAAGCGGCTCAATCCATGCAGGGGCTGTTTAATCAACAAGGGCGCACCTTGCGGGTTGAGCTACCTCAAGTGCCCATTTACCTGCAAGGCGATGCGACCCGGCTGAGCCAGGTGGTGACCAATCTGTTAACCAATGGGGTCCGTTACACCGGAGAGGGGGGGCAGGTCTGGCTAAGGCTAGAACAGGCCTCCCACGAAGCCCAGCTTCAGGTGGGCGATGATGGGATTGGCTTGAGCGTCGATCAGCTAGAAGCGGTTTTTGAGTCGTTTGTGCAGGTAGACAACTCGCCCGCCCGTTCGAAAGGGGGCTTGGGCTTGGGGCTGACGCTGGTCAAACGGTTGGTGGAGCTGCACGGTGGGCGGGTGGAAGCCCAGAGTGAAGGCATCGGCCAGGGCAGCACCTTCCGCGTTCACTTACCTACCCTGGAAACGGCTCCGGACGTTTCACCCAAGTCACTTGAAGAGACGACCTCTCCAGCGAGCAGTGAGCGAATTTTGGTCATTGACGACAATACCGATGCGGCCCTGACGCTCAGTCTGCTGCTGACACTAAAGGGGTATGAGGCTCATACGCGGACGAGTGGTCGAGCGGGTATTGCTGCGGCCCAACAACTCCAGCCAGCCGCCATTTTGTTAGATATTGGCATGCCTGAGCTGGACGGCTATGAAACATGCCGGTTACTTCGTGAGCAGCCTTGGGGAGAGTTTATACCCGTGATTGCGATAAGTGGTTATGGCCAGGAAGCGGATCGGGAGCGAAGCCAAGAAGCGGGTTTCGACGGCCATCTAGTCAAGCCGGTGGATGTAGCGATGCTGACTGAACGGCTCAGGGAGTTGATCGGTCAGGGAAAACTAAAGCAGCGTTGGGCGGAATGA